Proteins from one Danaus plexippus chromosome 18 unlocalized genomic scaffold, MEX_DaPlex mxdp_20, whole genome shotgun sequence genomic window:
- the LOC116772943 gene encoding protein serrate isoform X1 codes for MRARLPRPTPLLLALALAAALQLAAGAGVFELQILEFSNYRLQLSSGACCGGGAAPPAPSSGAPSTGGACGQPCRTRFALCLKEYQSAAAPGACSFGRASSPVLGTDSFTLSDPLHTLSLPFSFRWTRSFTLILQAYDDYNYTDPEESGLIEEAWWSGIVEPGAEWHALRHAGAAAAVAYRVRVLCQPNYYNTTCTTFCRPRDDKFGHYACSASGDKRCLPGWQGDNCEKPVCKEGCHPTHGRCDKPGECSCRPGWRGELCSQCQPYPGCKHGYCNGSSWDCTCDTNWGGILCDQDLNYCGTHEPCQHGGTCENTAPDQYLCTCAEGFSGVDCERVDNPCAPQPCAHGTCSLGPASTSPTSHAAPAGFVCSCERGWTGPRCDADVDDCASAPCQNGAVCRDRLDAFLCECTAGWTGVTCTEDVDECAENNGGAEGALGPCVNAAACNNSAGGYSCTCLAGWTGRDCELNVDDCTGQCLNGATCIDLVDDFHCACAAGYAGRTCARDVDDCASRPCRNGGECVDLLDAYRCICPVGFSGTDCEEDRDHCTGSPCANGATCYTAQSDYYCHCSPGWTGKNCTQRAAREQLDECTPNPCSNNASCLPSPKGFTCICVEGYTGETCAIREEKRCELVCVNGGSCVRDPFPAPAGSSLANLPHHCACPPGWAGTLCDLPISPPVAPIASVPMQTAIIPITNAGIPCSCLHGGSCVSVGGASTWACVCRPGWSGAHCERAADGCSSSPCRNGGRCVGGAGWWTCECTLGWSGPDCSSPSCDPTCPSPAVCTASGAIARCVCPPPPARLARRCLELVAGLGEESGEAADGNESGSESTAEASDTPGACGADNGTWWWGCNACRCVGGAPSCTRLWCGLPDCLAPAALPCRTDEVCVPAAPALCLRPPCSPLGECRRVSGRRVEPPALPAPAACWPGARSSPPPGCARAELRLARERLARGAHVERACAALRRALAAALADRAPPAPPLTLLCDLAPDDDDALDLALWAGEEDDSEGVSALAAAVRVLSELISRRRLAHHALLAAALRLRVEHGTPTLPRAAVAEAAANSSGTGGALLALAAGAPLLLLGAAAGAFFLIRRRRAAATAAIDERSRCRDEEKSNNLQNEENLRRYANPLREDRVPREVDELPRAHSLYKAQNADVRNNTPPRDKELTKRVLPPPEPPPARHPPPERLTVLV; via the exons ATGCGCGCGCGACTCCCGCGGCCCACGCCGCTGCTGCTCGCCCTCGCCCTCGCCGCAGCCCTGCAA CTCGCGGCGGGGGCGGGCGTGTTCGAGCTGCAGATCTTGGAATTCTCGAACTATCGCCTACAGTTGTCATCGGGAGCCTGTTGCGGCGGCGGGGCGGCGCCTCCGGCCCCGTCCTCCGGAGCCCCCAGTACGGGCGGTGCTTGCGGACAGCCCTGCCGCACGCGTTTCGCTCTCTGCCTCAAAGAGTACCAGTCGGCCGCAGCCCCCGGGGCCTGCTCCTTTGGCAGAGCGTCTTCTCCAGTCCTAGGGACGGACTCCTTCACTCTATCGGACCCGCTTCACACGCTGTCTCTCCCTTTCTCGTTTCGATGGACC CGTTCGTTCACACTGATACTTCAAGCCTACGATGACTACAACTATACAGATCCTG AAGAGAGCGGATTGATCGAGGAGGCCTGGTGGTCGGGCATCGTGGAGCCCGGGGCCGAGTGGCACGCTCTGAGACACGCGGGAGCTGCTGCGGCCGTGGCCTACCGGGTGCGAGTCTTGTGCCAACCGAACTACTACAACACCACGTGTACCACCTTCTGCCGTCCCCGGGACGACAAGTTCGGACACTACGCCTGCTCGGCCTCCGGGGACAAGCGCTGTCTTCCCGGTTGGCAAGGCGATAACTGCGAGAAAC CTGTCTGCAAGGAAGGCTGTCATCCAACACACGGGCGATGTGACAAGCCTGGTGAATGTTC TTGTCGTCCGGGATGGCGAGGCGAACTGTGTTCTCAATGCCAGCCGTATCCGGGCTGCAAACACGGATACTGCAATGGCTCATCTTGGGACTGCACCTGTGACACCAACTGGGGCGGTATACTATGTGACCAAG ATCTCAACTACTGCGGAACTCACGAGCCCTGTCAGCACGGAGGTACGTGTGAGAATACAGCGCCGGACCAGTACCTCTGTACCTGCGCCGAAGGTTTCTCCGGCGTGGACTGCGAGCGAGTGGACAACCCGTGTGCGCCGCAACCCTGTGCTCACGGAACCTGCTCGCTGGGTCCCGCGTCCACTTCTCCGACCTCACACGCCGCGCCCGCTGGGTTTGTCTGCTCCTGTGAAAGAGGCTGGACCGGGCCACGGTGTGACGCGGACGTCGACGACTGTGCCAGTGCCCCCTGTCAAAATGGCGCCGTGTGCCGGGACCGACTCGACGCTTTCCTCTGCGAGTGTACTGCCGGGTGGACCGGAGTCACTTGCACCGAAG ATGTAGATGAATGCGCGGAAAACAATGGAGGGGCGGAGGGTGCTCTGGGACCTTGCGTGAACGCAGCGGCCTGCAATAACTCGGCGGGGGGCTACTCGTGCACGTGTCTGGCGGGCTGGACGGGTCGGGACTGCGAGCTGAACGTAGACGACTGCACAGGCCAGTGTCTGAACGGAGCTACCTGCATCGACCTCGTGGACGACTTTCACTGCGCCTGTGCCGCTGGGTACGCTGGTCGGACCTGTGCTCGAGACGTCGACGACTGCGCCTCACGACCCTGTCGTAACGGCGGTGAATGCGTCGATCTGCTGGACGCTTACCGCTGCATTTGTCCGGTCGGGTTTTCTGGTACCGACTGTGAA GAGGATCGTGACCACTGCACTGGCTCGCCGTGTGCCAATGGGGCCACATGTTATACCGCACAGAGCGACTACTACTGTCACTGTTCACCCGGTTGGACTGGCAAGAACTGTACGCAGCGAGCTGCGAGGGAAC AACTAGATGAATGTACTCCGAATCCATGCAGTAACAATGCAAGCTGCTTACCGAGCCCCAAAGGATTTACTTGTATTTGTGTTGAAGGATATACag GCGAGACCTGTGCTATCCGCGAAGAGAAACGCTGCGAGCTTGTCTGTGTCAACGGTGGCTCATGTGTCCGCGACCCGTTCCCCGCGCCTGCTGGAAGCTCTCTTGCCAACCTCCCTCATCACTGTGCTTGTCCGCCAGGTTGGGCCGGAACCCTCTGCGATCTTCCTATATCTCCGCCG GTAGCTCCGATCGCATCCGTTCCAATGCAAACAGCCATAATCCCCATCACTAATGCGGGTATACCTTGTTCATGTCTCCACGGCGGGTCGTGTGTATCCGTTGGAGGAGCGAGTACATGGGCGTGTGTATGCCGTCCTGGCTGGAGCGGAGCGCACTGCGAGCGAGCGGCAGACGGTTGCTCCTCCAGCCCGTGTCGTAACGGAGGTCGTTGTGTGGGGGGCGCTGGCTGGTGGACGTGTGAATGTACTCTAGGCTGGTCCGGTCCTGACTGTTCGTCTCCGTCCTGTGACCCGACTTGTCCTTCGCCTGCTGTCTGTACAGCATCCGGCGCGATTGCAAGATGTGTGTGTCCGCCTCCGCCAGCTCGACTAGCCAGACGATGTCTCGAAT tgGTGGCAGGACTTGGGGAGGAAAGTGGAGAAGCAGCAGATGGGAATGAAAGTGGTAGCGAAAGTACTGCCGAAGCTAGCGATACACCTGGAGCGTGTGGTGCAGATAACGGCACCTGGTGGTGGGGCTGCAACGCGTGTCGTTGTGTCGGAGGGGCGCCCTCGTGCACAAGACTCTGGTGTGGATTACCCGATTGTCTCGCCCCCGCCGCACTGCCTTGTAGGACTGATGAG GTGTGTGTTCCGGCCGCACCTGCATTGTGTCTACGTCCACCTTGTTCTCCGCTGGGGGAATGTCGTCGTGTATCAGGACGACGTGTGGAGCCTCCAGCGTTACCTGCGCCGGCCGCTTGTTGGCCAGGAGCTCGTTCATCGCCGCCCCCCGGCTGTGCTCGTGCCGAATTGCGTCTCGCTCGAGAGCGCCTAGCTCGTGGCGCACACGTAGAGCGCGCTTGCGCAGCGCTCCGGAGAGCCCTTGCTGCAGCGCTTGCAGATCGTGCTCCCCCTGCGCCGCCACTTACATTACTTTGTGATCTCGCTCCGGACGATGACGATGCGCTGGACCTTGCACTC TGGGCCGGAGAGGAAGATGACTCAGAGGGTGTAAGTGCTCTAGCAGCGGCCGTACGTGTTCTGAGTGAGCTTATATCTCGTCGCCGCTTAGCACATCACGCTCTCCTCGCTGCAGCCCTGCGACTTCGTGTTGAGCACGGCACACCGACCCTACCTCGCGCAGCCGTAGCGGAAGCGGCTGCTAACAGCAGTGGAACGGGAGGTGCCTTATTAGCTCTGGCAGCTGGAGCACCTTTACTGCTATTGGGGGCAGCCGCCGGAGCATTCTTTCTTATTCGTAGACGGCGAGCCGCAGCAACGGCTGCGATCGATGAGCGTTCACGTTGCCGTGACGAGGAAAAGTCCAATAACTTACAAAATGAAGAAAATCTGCGCCGCTACGCGAACCCTCTGCGGGAGGACCGGGTACCGCGTGAGGTAGACGAGTTGCCTCGCGCCCATTCCTTATATAAAGCGCAAAACGCCGACGTGCGGAACAACACACCACCGCGGGATAAAGAGTTGACGAAGCGCGTACTGCCGCCGCCGGAGCCTCCACCCGCGCGTCACCCGCCGCCTGAGCGCCTTACTGTGCTCGTCTAG
- the LOC116772943 gene encoding protein serrate isoform X2 yields the protein MRARLPRPTPLLLALALAAALQLAAGAGVFELQILEFSNYRLQLSSGACCGGGAAPPAPSSGAPSTGGACGQPCRTRFALCLKEYQSAAAPGACSFGRASSPVLGTDSFTLSDPLHTLSLPFSFRWTRSFTLILQAYDDYNYTDPESGLIEEAWWSGIVEPGAEWHALRHAGAAAAVAYRVRVLCQPNYYNTTCTTFCRPRDDKFGHYACSASGDKRCLPGWQGDNCEKPVCKEGCHPTHGRCDKPGECSCRPGWRGELCSQCQPYPGCKHGYCNGSSWDCTCDTNWGGILCDQDLNYCGTHEPCQHGGTCENTAPDQYLCTCAEGFSGVDCERVDNPCAPQPCAHGTCSLGPASTSPTSHAAPAGFVCSCERGWTGPRCDADVDDCASAPCQNGAVCRDRLDAFLCECTAGWTGVTCTEDVDECAENNGGAEGALGPCVNAAACNNSAGGYSCTCLAGWTGRDCELNVDDCTGQCLNGATCIDLVDDFHCACAAGYAGRTCARDVDDCASRPCRNGGECVDLLDAYRCICPVGFSGTDCEEDRDHCTGSPCANGATCYTAQSDYYCHCSPGWTGKNCTQRAAREQLDECTPNPCSNNASCLPSPKGFTCICVEGYTGETCAIREEKRCELVCVNGGSCVRDPFPAPAGSSLANLPHHCACPPGWAGTLCDLPISPPVAPIASVPMQTAIIPITNAGIPCSCLHGGSCVSVGGASTWACVCRPGWSGAHCERAADGCSSSPCRNGGRCVGGAGWWTCECTLGWSGPDCSSPSCDPTCPSPAVCTASGAIARCVCPPPPARLARRCLELVAGLGEESGEAADGNESGSESTAEASDTPGACGADNGTWWWGCNACRCVGGAPSCTRLWCGLPDCLAPAALPCRTDEVCVPAAPALCLRPPCSPLGECRRVSGRRVEPPALPAPAACWPGARSSPPPGCARAELRLARERLARGAHVERACAALRRALAAALADRAPPAPPLTLLCDLAPDDDDALDLALWAGEEDDSEGVSALAAAVRVLSELISRRRLAHHALLAAALRLRVEHGTPTLPRAAVAEAAANSSGTGGALLALAAGAPLLLLGAAAGAFFLIRRRRAAATAAIDERSRCRDEEKSNNLQNEENLRRYANPLREDRVPREVDELPRAHSLYKAQNADVRNNTPPRDKELTKRVLPPPEPPPARHPPPERLTVLV from the exons ATGCGCGCGCGACTCCCGCGGCCCACGCCGCTGCTGCTCGCCCTCGCCCTCGCCGCAGCCCTGCAA CTCGCGGCGGGGGCGGGCGTGTTCGAGCTGCAGATCTTGGAATTCTCGAACTATCGCCTACAGTTGTCATCGGGAGCCTGTTGCGGCGGCGGGGCGGCGCCTCCGGCCCCGTCCTCCGGAGCCCCCAGTACGGGCGGTGCTTGCGGACAGCCCTGCCGCACGCGTTTCGCTCTCTGCCTCAAAGAGTACCAGTCGGCCGCAGCCCCCGGGGCCTGCTCCTTTGGCAGAGCGTCTTCTCCAGTCCTAGGGACGGACTCCTTCACTCTATCGGACCCGCTTCACACGCTGTCTCTCCCTTTCTCGTTTCGATGGACC CGTTCGTTCACACTGATACTTCAAGCCTACGATGACTACAACTATACAGATCCTG AGAGCGGATTGATCGAGGAGGCCTGGTGGTCGGGCATCGTGGAGCCCGGGGCCGAGTGGCACGCTCTGAGACACGCGGGAGCTGCTGCGGCCGTGGCCTACCGGGTGCGAGTCTTGTGCCAACCGAACTACTACAACACCACGTGTACCACCTTCTGCCGTCCCCGGGACGACAAGTTCGGACACTACGCCTGCTCGGCCTCCGGGGACAAGCGCTGTCTTCCCGGTTGGCAAGGCGATAACTGCGAGAAAC CTGTCTGCAAGGAAGGCTGTCATCCAACACACGGGCGATGTGACAAGCCTGGTGAATGTTC TTGTCGTCCGGGATGGCGAGGCGAACTGTGTTCTCAATGCCAGCCGTATCCGGGCTGCAAACACGGATACTGCAATGGCTCATCTTGGGACTGCACCTGTGACACCAACTGGGGCGGTATACTATGTGACCAAG ATCTCAACTACTGCGGAACTCACGAGCCCTGTCAGCACGGAGGTACGTGTGAGAATACAGCGCCGGACCAGTACCTCTGTACCTGCGCCGAAGGTTTCTCCGGCGTGGACTGCGAGCGAGTGGACAACCCGTGTGCGCCGCAACCCTGTGCTCACGGAACCTGCTCGCTGGGTCCCGCGTCCACTTCTCCGACCTCACACGCCGCGCCCGCTGGGTTTGTCTGCTCCTGTGAAAGAGGCTGGACCGGGCCACGGTGTGACGCGGACGTCGACGACTGTGCCAGTGCCCCCTGTCAAAATGGCGCCGTGTGCCGGGACCGACTCGACGCTTTCCTCTGCGAGTGTACTGCCGGGTGGACCGGAGTCACTTGCACCGAAG ATGTAGATGAATGCGCGGAAAACAATGGAGGGGCGGAGGGTGCTCTGGGACCTTGCGTGAACGCAGCGGCCTGCAATAACTCGGCGGGGGGCTACTCGTGCACGTGTCTGGCGGGCTGGACGGGTCGGGACTGCGAGCTGAACGTAGACGACTGCACAGGCCAGTGTCTGAACGGAGCTACCTGCATCGACCTCGTGGACGACTTTCACTGCGCCTGTGCCGCTGGGTACGCTGGTCGGACCTGTGCTCGAGACGTCGACGACTGCGCCTCACGACCCTGTCGTAACGGCGGTGAATGCGTCGATCTGCTGGACGCTTACCGCTGCATTTGTCCGGTCGGGTTTTCTGGTACCGACTGTGAA GAGGATCGTGACCACTGCACTGGCTCGCCGTGTGCCAATGGGGCCACATGTTATACCGCACAGAGCGACTACTACTGTCACTGTTCACCCGGTTGGACTGGCAAGAACTGTACGCAGCGAGCTGCGAGGGAAC AACTAGATGAATGTACTCCGAATCCATGCAGTAACAATGCAAGCTGCTTACCGAGCCCCAAAGGATTTACTTGTATTTGTGTTGAAGGATATACag GCGAGACCTGTGCTATCCGCGAAGAGAAACGCTGCGAGCTTGTCTGTGTCAACGGTGGCTCATGTGTCCGCGACCCGTTCCCCGCGCCTGCTGGAAGCTCTCTTGCCAACCTCCCTCATCACTGTGCTTGTCCGCCAGGTTGGGCCGGAACCCTCTGCGATCTTCCTATATCTCCGCCG GTAGCTCCGATCGCATCCGTTCCAATGCAAACAGCCATAATCCCCATCACTAATGCGGGTATACCTTGTTCATGTCTCCACGGCGGGTCGTGTGTATCCGTTGGAGGAGCGAGTACATGGGCGTGTGTATGCCGTCCTGGCTGGAGCGGAGCGCACTGCGAGCGAGCGGCAGACGGTTGCTCCTCCAGCCCGTGTCGTAACGGAGGTCGTTGTGTGGGGGGCGCTGGCTGGTGGACGTGTGAATGTACTCTAGGCTGGTCCGGTCCTGACTGTTCGTCTCCGTCCTGTGACCCGACTTGTCCTTCGCCTGCTGTCTGTACAGCATCCGGCGCGATTGCAAGATGTGTGTGTCCGCCTCCGCCAGCTCGACTAGCCAGACGATGTCTCGAAT tgGTGGCAGGACTTGGGGAGGAAAGTGGAGAAGCAGCAGATGGGAATGAAAGTGGTAGCGAAAGTACTGCCGAAGCTAGCGATACACCTGGAGCGTGTGGTGCAGATAACGGCACCTGGTGGTGGGGCTGCAACGCGTGTCGTTGTGTCGGAGGGGCGCCCTCGTGCACAAGACTCTGGTGTGGATTACCCGATTGTCTCGCCCCCGCCGCACTGCCTTGTAGGACTGATGAG GTGTGTGTTCCGGCCGCACCTGCATTGTGTCTACGTCCACCTTGTTCTCCGCTGGGGGAATGTCGTCGTGTATCAGGACGACGTGTGGAGCCTCCAGCGTTACCTGCGCCGGCCGCTTGTTGGCCAGGAGCTCGTTCATCGCCGCCCCCCGGCTGTGCTCGTGCCGAATTGCGTCTCGCTCGAGAGCGCCTAGCTCGTGGCGCACACGTAGAGCGCGCTTGCGCAGCGCTCCGGAGAGCCCTTGCTGCAGCGCTTGCAGATCGTGCTCCCCCTGCGCCGCCACTTACATTACTTTGTGATCTCGCTCCGGACGATGACGATGCGCTGGACCTTGCACTC TGGGCCGGAGAGGAAGATGACTCAGAGGGTGTAAGTGCTCTAGCAGCGGCCGTACGTGTTCTGAGTGAGCTTATATCTCGTCGCCGCTTAGCACATCACGCTCTCCTCGCTGCAGCCCTGCGACTTCGTGTTGAGCACGGCACACCGACCCTACCTCGCGCAGCCGTAGCGGAAGCGGCTGCTAACAGCAGTGGAACGGGAGGTGCCTTATTAGCTCTGGCAGCTGGAGCACCTTTACTGCTATTGGGGGCAGCCGCCGGAGCATTCTTTCTTATTCGTAGACGGCGAGCCGCAGCAACGGCTGCGATCGATGAGCGTTCACGTTGCCGTGACGAGGAAAAGTCCAATAACTTACAAAATGAAGAAAATCTGCGCCGCTACGCGAACCCTCTGCGGGAGGACCGGGTACCGCGTGAGGTAGACGAGTTGCCTCGCGCCCATTCCTTATATAAAGCGCAAAACGCCGACGTGCGGAACAACACACCACCGCGGGATAAAGAGTTGACGAAGCGCGTACTGCCGCCGCCGGAGCCTCCACCCGCGCGTCACCCGCCGCCTGAGCGCCTTACTGTGCTCGTCTAG